The following are from one region of the Gammaproteobacteria bacterium genome:
- the rsxB gene encoding electron transport complex subunit RsxB, producing the protein MTIVSALWVMSTLAIGAALLLGYAAARFTRGSLSLTDKIDALLPQTQCGDCGYSGCRPYAEAITRGDADINQCPPGGAVTIIALAELLGRDPKPLDRHYGTLMPKQVAVIDEAVCIGCFKCIQVCPVDAILGAPKQMHAVIASECTGCELCIVPCPVDCISMTEVNQGIASWRWPRSQDASRISF; encoded by the coding sequence ATGACCATCGTCAGCGCACTCTGGGTAATGAGCACGCTCGCGATTGGGGCGGCTTTGTTACTTGGTTACGCCGCAGCACGGTTTACTAGGGGAAGTTTATCTCTAACCGACAAGATCGATGCGTTACTACCGCAAACCCAATGTGGTGACTGCGGCTATTCGGGTTGTCGGCCCTATGCCGAGGCTATTACGCGTGGTGATGCCGACATCAATCAGTGCCCACCTGGCGGTGCTGTCACTATCATCGCCCTCGCTGAGTTGCTCGGGCGTGATCCCAAGCCTCTTGATCGGCACTATGGCACCTTGATGCCCAAGCAGGTTGCCGTTATCGATGAGGCCGTGTGCATAGGCTGCTTCAAATGTATTCAAGTCTGCCCCGTTGACGCAATATTGGGTGCCCCGAAACAGATGCACGCGGTGATCGCGTCCGAATGCACAGGCTGTGAACTCTGTATCGTGCCCTGCCCGGTGGATTGCATAAGCATGACGGAAGTCAACCAAGGGATTGCGAGTTGGCGTTGGCCAAGGTCGCAAGATGCGTCGAGGATCAGCTTTTGA
- the rsxC gene encoding electron transport complex subunit RsxC yields MSRKLWQFPGGIKLPGHKALSNREPSIPAAIPVRLYLPLQQHIGITSHPVVKIGDKVLKGQVIARAESYVSVPIHASTSGTVADVGEYPVPHPSGLSAMCVVIEADGQDLWIEKKPPKDYESLEPDALIHIVRDAGIVGMGGAGFPSHVKVNEGTENVVNTLIINGVECEPYITCDDRLICERADEVIGGARIIAHAVKAKRCIVAVEDDMPEAYAALERVSGSDIELARVPAIYPAGGEKQLILTLTGEEVPIGRLPIHIGIVMHNVATAAAVYRVLEYGEPLVSRYVTVTGSVARPRNVQALLGTPVRDLIDQCGRELGAPMKVIMGGPMMGLPVHDENVPVTKTTNCILVTNSLERGPEMPCIRCGDCVDVCPVNLLPQHLYWYTRAHDFDTAQDFNLFDCIDCGCCAHVCPSNIPLVQYFFFAKSEIAVEEEARESADLARRRFESRTVRLAQEKPARKSPVQKEEVVVGGTQEDRGQKRAYIQAAIARTKAKRARAGEARRSKEPSTAIDADSKSASRSDE; encoded by the coding sequence TTGAGCCGGAAACTGTGGCAATTTCCCGGCGGGATAAAGCTTCCAGGGCACAAGGCGCTATCTAATCGGGAGCCATCCATCCCGGCGGCGATCCCGGTGCGCCTGTATTTACCCCTTCAACAGCATATCGGTATCACATCTCACCCCGTCGTCAAGATCGGTGACAAGGTTTTAAAAGGGCAGGTCATCGCACGCGCCGAGAGTTATGTCAGTGTGCCTATCCATGCCAGCACGTCTGGCACTGTGGCAGACGTCGGAGAATACCCCGTTCCACATCCTTCCGGTCTCAGCGCTATGTGTGTTGTCATCGAAGCCGATGGCCAAGATCTTTGGATCGAAAAGAAGCCGCCGAAGGACTACGAATCGTTGGAACCGGATGCACTCATCCATATCGTTCGAGATGCTGGGATCGTTGGCATGGGTGGTGCAGGCTTCCCGTCCCACGTTAAGGTTAACGAGGGTACGGAGAATGTTGTGAACACATTGATTATCAACGGTGTTGAGTGCGAGCCCTACATTACCTGTGACGATCGTCTGATCTGTGAGCGGGCTGATGAGGTCATTGGTGGGGCGCGGATCATCGCTCATGCCGTGAAGGCCAAGCGTTGTATCGTTGCCGTGGAGGATGATATGCCGGAAGCCTATGCGGCCCTGGAACGAGTGTCAGGTTCAGACATTGAACTGGCTAGGGTTCCTGCCATCTACCCGGCTGGCGGCGAAAAGCAGTTGATCTTAACGCTGACCGGTGAGGAGGTGCCGATTGGGCGCCTGCCCATCCACATTGGCATTGTAATGCACAATGTGGCGACGGCTGCGGCTGTTTACCGTGTCTTGGAATACGGTGAACCACTTGTATCGCGCTATGTGACTGTTACCGGTAGCGTGGCGCGGCCCCGGAATGTGCAGGCGCTCCTGGGGACGCCTGTTAGGGATCTGATTGACCAGTGTGGACGTGAGCTCGGTGCGCCTATGAAAGTGATCATGGGCGGTCCGATGATGGGTCTTCCCGTACACGATGAAAATGTACCCGTGACTAAGACGACGAACTGCATCCTCGTCACCAACAGTCTTGAAAGGGGTCCCGAGATGCCGTGTATTCGATGTGGTGACTGCGTTGACGTCTGTCCGGTCAATCTTCTTCCTCAGCATTTGTACTGGTACACCCGTGCGCACGACTTTGATACAGCACAAGACTTCAATCTTTTTGATTGTATTGACTGTGGCTGTTGTGCACACGTTTGCCCAAGCAACATCCCGCTCGTCCAGTATTTCTTCTTTGCAAAGTCGGAAATCGCAGTTGAAGAAGAGGCAAGGGAATCTGCGGATTTGGCGCGTCGGCGGTTCGAATCAAGGACTGTTCGCCTTGCGCAAGAAAAGCCGGCACGCAAGTCTCCTGTGCAGAAGGAAGAAGTTGTAGTTGGTGGGACACAAGAGGATCGCGGACAGAAAAGGGCCTATATTCAAGCAGCCATAGCAAGAACGAAAGCAAAGCGTGCTCGAGCCGGTGAAGCTAGACGCAGCAAAGAACCAAGCACTGCAATAGACGCGGACAGCAAATCGGCTTCTCGATCTGATGAATGA
- the rsxA gene encoding electron transport complex subunit RsxA has translation MSEYALILASTVLVNNLVLDRLLGVCPFYAVSRKVETAIGLSCATLFVLTLASASSYLVFTYLLVPLGIEYLRIIVFILVVAVVAQFTQWAIDAVSPSFYHLLGIFLPLAAVNCAVLGVALINLQEPHSFIQSCVYGFGAGLGFSIVLILFSSLRERLAVADVPRPFQGASIALVTLGLMSIAFMGFAGLVKG, from the coding sequence GTGAGCGAATACGCGCTGATCCTCGCCAGCACTGTACTGGTAAATAATCTGGTACTCGACCGACTACTCGGTGTGTGCCCCTTCTACGCGGTGTCGCGTAAGGTGGAAACTGCCATCGGGCTTTCCTGTGCGACGCTGTTTGTTCTCACGCTGGCCTCAGCAAGTAGCTACCTGGTGTTTACGTACCTTTTGGTCCCGCTAGGTATTGAGTATCTGCGCATCATTGTATTTATCCTTGTAGTTGCGGTTGTAGCGCAGTTCACGCAGTGGGCGATCGATGCGGTAAGTCCGTCTTTCTATCATCTATTGGGGATCTTTTTGCCCCTTGCCGCTGTTAACTGTGCGGTCTTGGGTGTGGCACTCATCAATCTTCAGGAGCCCCACAGCTTCATCCAATCATGCGTTTATGGCTTCGGTGCCGGCCTTGGGTTTTCGATCGTGTTGATTTTGTTCTCAAGTCTGCGTGAGCGACTTGCCGTTGCCGACGTGCCAAGGCCGTTTCAGGGAGCATCTATCGCGTTGGTAACGCTCGGATTGATGTCTATCGCCTTTATGGGCTTTGCCGGGCTAGTGAAGGGATGA
- the metG gene encoding methionine--tRNA ligase encodes MSEPIRKILVTSALPYANGPIHIGHLVEYIQTDIWARFQKMRGHECYYVCADDAHGTPIMLRAQQDGISPEQLIERVGREHRADFADFAIDFDNYHTTRSPENRALANTLYERLRDAGHISRRTIRQAYDPQKKMFLPDRFIRGECPNCGSADQYGDSCEVCGATYSPVDLKNPVSALSGATPVEKESEHYFFKLGNFEAMLKKWTQAGHLQLEVVNKLEEWFQAGLREWDISRDEPYFGFEIPDAPGKFFYVWLDAPIGYLASFKQLCNREGLDFDAFIGAGSTAEMYHFIGKDIIYFHALFWPAMLEGAGLRTPTAIFAHGFLTVNGRKMSKSRGTFVTARAYLDHLNPEFLRYYFASKLGNGIDDIDLNLEDFVQRVNADIVGKVVNIASRCAGFISKRFDGRLSDDIAAPELLESFIAAGDEIASAYESREYAKAMRDVMALADKANQYIDERKPWVIAKEKGKDSELQAICTMGFNLFRVLMGYLAPVLPVMASKVEKFLKIEPLTWDSIGEPLTNHVIGKFEPLMTRVEGSEVNAMIEASKSDLAAAEGDSSNNGSNPTPTSKVSEKTVEQINHEDFAKLDLRIARINKAEHVEGADKLLRLELDLGGEMRSVYAGIKAAYSPEELEGKLTVVLANLAPRKTRFGISEGMVLAAGPGGKDIWLLHPDPGAEPGMKVK; translated from the coding sequence ATGTCGGAACCGATCCGAAAGATTCTGGTAACCAGCGCCTTGCCCTATGCGAATGGGCCGATCCATATCGGCCATCTTGTCGAGTACATCCAGACAGATATCTGGGCGCGCTTCCAGAAGATGCGTGGGCATGAGTGCTATTACGTCTGTGCGGATGATGCGCATGGGACGCCGATCATGCTGCGAGCTCAGCAGGATGGCATCAGCCCCGAGCAATTAATTGAGCGTGTCGGCCGGGAGCACCGGGCGGATTTCGCCGACTTCGCTATTGATTTTGATAATTATCACACCACGCGGTCACCCGAGAATCGCGCGCTTGCCAATACCCTATACGAGCGATTGCGCGATGCCGGCCATATCTCTCGCCGCACGATTCGCCAGGCCTATGACCCTCAGAAAAAGATGTTTCTCCCGGACCGCTTTATCCGCGGTGAGTGCCCCAATTGCGGATCGGCGGACCAGTACGGGGACAGCTGCGAGGTCTGTGGTGCCACGTACTCTCCTGTTGATTTGAAAAACCCGGTTTCAGCCCTCTCTGGTGCGACGCCAGTTGAGAAGGAATCCGAGCATTATTTTTTCAAGCTGGGCAACTTCGAGGCGATGTTAAAAAAGTGGACTCAGGCGGGGCATCTGCAACTGGAAGTAGTCAACAAGCTCGAAGAGTGGTTTCAAGCGGGTCTTAGGGAATGGGATATCTCTCGAGACGAACCGTATTTTGGTTTCGAAATCCCGGACGCTCCGGGCAAATTTTTCTACGTTTGGCTGGATGCGCCGATTGGATATCTTGCGAGTTTCAAACAGCTGTGCAATCGGGAAGGACTGGATTTCGATGCCTTTATTGGTGCAGGGAGCACGGCGGAGATGTATCACTTTATTGGTAAGGATATTATCTATTTCCACGCCCTGTTTTGGCCCGCAATGCTGGAAGGTGCCGGGCTACGTACACCAACCGCCATCTTTGCCCATGGGTTTTTAACGGTCAATGGGCGAAAGATGTCAAAGTCCCGTGGCACTTTCGTCACTGCACGGGCCTACCTCGATCACCTGAACCCAGAATTCCTGCGCTACTATTTTGCCAGTAAGTTGGGTAATGGCATCGATGATATTGATCTGAACTTGGAGGACTTCGTTCAACGAGTCAATGCCGACATCGTAGGCAAGGTCGTGAATATTGCGAGCCGATGTGCTGGCTTTATCAGTAAACGGTTTGACGGCCGCTTGTCGGATGACATTGCAGCGCCAGAACTACTTGAATCGTTTATTGCCGCTGGCGACGAGATCGCCAGTGCTTACGAGTCACGTGAGTATGCAAAGGCCATGCGAGACGTGATGGCCTTAGCGGACAAGGCCAATCAATATATTGATGAAAGAAAGCCGTGGGTCATTGCAAAGGAAAAGGGCAAGGACAGCGAGCTACAGGCTATCTGCACGATGGGGTTCAATCTGTTCCGTGTGCTGATGGGCTACCTTGCGCCTGTCTTACCCGTGATGGCTTCAAAGGTCGAAAAATTCTTGAAGATTGAACCATTGACTTGGGATAGCATTGGAGAGCCTCTTACTAATCATGTCATTGGCAAATTTGAACCGTTAATGACTCGAGTTGAAGGTTCAGAGGTTAACGCTATGATCGAGGCATCCAAGTCCGACCTTGCGGCCGCCGAGGGCGATTCATCGAACAATGGCTCGAATCCGACACCTACTTCGAAAGTAAGCGAGAAAACTGTGGAGCAGATTAATCACGAAGACTTTGCCAAATTAGATTTGCGCATTGCACGCATCAATAAGGCTGAACACGTTGAGGGTGCGGACAAGTTATTACGCCTTGAGTTAGATCTTGGTGGTGAGATGCGCTCTGTGTATGCAGGTATTAAGGCTGCTTATTCACCGGAGGAGCTTGAAGGTAAGCTTACGGTCGTGTTAGCTAACCTGGCGCCGCGCAAGACGCGCTTTGGTATATCCGAAGGCATGGTGCTTGCCGCTGGGCCCGGTGGCAAGGACATCTGGTTGTTGCATCCGGACCCCGGGGCCGAGCCTGGGATGAAGGTCAAATAA